The following coding sequences lie in one Phyllopteryx taeniolatus isolate TA_2022b chromosome 4, UOR_Ptae_1.2, whole genome shotgun sequence genomic window:
- the ero1b gene encoding ERO1-like protein beta, producing the protein MWRATLEAFGVLLLAVLLGNLALAWFQLNKHEAQARAQQQQEQSCFCHLTGVLDDCFCDVESIDVFNNFKIYPRIKKLTEKDYFRYYKVNLKRACPFWPDDSHCAIKDCHVEPCPESQIPVGIKSGNYNKYSQAANGVADMSECQQAQELGAINSTLSNQSKEAFADWARHDDAQDHFCELDDESSPDAEYVDLLLNPERYTGYKGPSAWRVWNSIYEENCFKPRSVYRPLNPLALSRGEDNIGESFYDWLEGLCLEKRVFYRLISGLHSSINIHLSAQYLLDEGWGRSVWGPNVEEFRSRFDTAETKGEGTRRLKNLYFLYLIELRALYKVAPYFERAVVHLYTGNGRDDAHTKELLLQVFHEIQMFPMHFDEKSMFAGHEKEAKSLKEEFRLHFKNISRIMDCVGCSKCRLWGKLQTQGLGTALKILFSEKQIKNLPERSPSKGFQLTRQDVVALINGFARLSTSIHQLHDFRMMLRENR; encoded by the exons ATGTGGAGAGCGACTTTGGAGGCGTTCGGCGTTCTTCTGCTGGCCGTCTTGTTGGGGAATCTCGCTTTAGCTTGGTTTCAGCTCAACAAGCACGAAGCGCAGGCGAGagcgcagcagcagcaggagcagaGCTGCTTTTGCCAC CTGACGGGCGTGCTGGACGACTGCTTCTGTGATGTGGAGAGCATCGATGTCTTCAACAACTTCAAAATCTACCCGCGCATCAAGAAACTGACGGAGAAGGACTACTTCCGATACTACAAG GTGAACCTGAAGCGGGCGTGTCCGTTCTGGCCCGACGACAGCCACTGTGCCATCAAAGACTGCCACGTGGAGCCCTGtccagag AGTCAGATTCCTGTGGGCATCAAGTCTGGGAATTACAACAAG TATTCGCAGGCGGCCAACGGTGTGGCGGATATGAGCGAGTGTCAGCAGGCCCAAGAGCTGGGAGCCATCAACAGCACGCTCAG TAATCAGAGCAAAGAAGCGTTTGCCGACTGGGCGAGACACGACGACGCTCAGGATCATTTCTGCGAGCTGGACG ATGAGTCGTCCCCAGACGCAGAGTACGTGGACCTGCTGCTCAACCCGGAACGCTACACGGGATACAAAGGCCCTTCGGCGTGGAGGGTCTGGAACAGCATTTACGAGGAGAACTGCTTCAA GCCCAGGTCCGTGTACCGACCTTTGAACCCCTTGGCCCTGAGCAGAGGTGA GGACAACATTG GCGAGAGCTTCTACGACTGGCTTGAAG GTCTGTGTCTGGAGAAGAGGGTTTTCTATCGCCTCATCTCGGGCCTTCACAGCAGCATCAACATCCACCTGAGCGCGCAGTACCTGCTGGACG AGGGTTGGGGCAGGTCGGTGTGGGGTCCCAACGTGGAGGAGTTCCGCTCGCGTTTCGACACGGCCGAGACGAAGGGCGAGGGCACGCGGCGCCTGAAGAACTTGTACTTCCTGTACCTGATTGAGCTGCGCGCGCTCTACAAGGTGGCGCCGTATTTCGAGCGCGCCGTGGTGCACTTGTACACGGGAAACGGGCGCGACGACGCCCACACCAAAGAGCTTCTCCTGCAAGTCTTCCACGAAATCCA AATGTTCCCCATGCACTTTGACGAGAAGTCCATGTTTGCCGGACACGAGAAGGAAGCCAAAAGCTTGaag GAAGAATTCCGTCTTCACTTCAAGAACATCTCCAGGATCATGGACTGCGTCGGCTGCAGCAAATGTCGACTGTGGGGAAAACTGCAG ACCCAAGGCCTGGGCACAGCCCTGAAGATCCTGTTTTCGGAGAAGCAGATCAAGAACCTTCCGGAACGTTCTCCCTCCAAAGGCTTCCAGCTCACCCGCCAGGATGTTGTCGCCTTGATCAACGGCTTCGCAAG
- the gtpbp2b gene encoding GTP-binding protein 2b isoform X2 gives MVDLCPGGTKKASKKSRTRRSRRGRRRRSKKNNNNNNNNNNSSSNNNNERAPAFLPPEAEEGNIEYKLKLVNPTQYRFEHLATQLKWRLQEGRGEAVYQIGVEDNGLPVGLSRADMAASVGTLRKMADKVGADITLLRERQVDFDADGSGRRIAEILVRKVPDDQQFLDLRVAVLGNVDSGKSTLLGVLTQGELDNGRGRARLNLFRHLHEIQTGRTSSISFEILGFDSRGEVVNYSDSRSAEEICESSSKMITFIDLAGHHKYLKTTVFGLTSYCPDFAMLVVSANTGIAGTTREHLGLAMALKVPIFIVVSKVDVCSRVGVERTLRQLERLLKQPGCNKVPLAVHTPDDAVTAAQQFAPAACVTPIFTLSSVSGKGLDLLKVFLNVLPPLSNSKEQEELMQQLTEFQVDEIYSVPDVGTVVGGTLYSGVCREGERLAVGPTDAGGFLRVKVLSIQRNRATCRLLRAGQAATLALGNLDRTLLRKDELRTGERAVVAFRFLKHPEYLRTGAKLLFREGVTKGIGHVTCLLTAEHNQNH, from the exons ATGGTGGACTTGTGCCCGGGCGGCACGAAGAAGGCGTCAAAAAAGTCCCGAACGAGGAGAAGCAGACGAGGTCGCCGTCGTCGGagtaaaaagaacaacaacaacaacaacaacaacaacaacagcagcagcaataataataatgaaagagCGCCAGCATTTCTCCCACCAGAG GCTGAAGAAGGAAACATCGAATATAAG CTGAAGCTGGTGAACCCCACCCAGTACCGCTTCGAGCACCTGGCCACGCAGCTCAAGTGGCGTCTGCAGGAGGGCCGCGGCGAGGCCGTCTACCAGATCGGCGTGGAGGACAACGGGCTGCCGGTGGGCCTGAGCCGCGCCGACATGGCCGCCTCCGTTGGAACCTTGCGCAAGATGGCCGACAA GGTGGGCGCCGACATCACGCTGCTTCGAGAGAGGCAGGTGGACTTTGACGCGGACGGAAGCGGGCGCAGGATCGCCGAGATCCTGGTGCGGAAGGTTCCCGATGACCAGCAG TTCCTGGATCTGCGCGTGGCCGTGCTGGGCAACGTGGACTCGGGGAAGTCCACGCTGCTGGGCGTGCTGACGCAGGGCGAGCTGGACAACGGGCGGGGCCGAGCGCGCCTCAACCTCTTCAGGCATCTCCACGAGATCCAGACGGGACGCACGTCCAGCATCAGCTTCGAGATCCTGGGCTTCGACAGCAGAGGAGAA GTGGTCAACTACAGCGACTCCCGCAGCGCCGAGGAGATCTGCGAGAGTTCCTCCAAGATGATCACCTTCATCGACCTGGCGGGACATCACAAGTACCTGAAGACCACCGTCTTCGGACTCACCAGCTACTGCCCGGACTTCGCCATGCTGGTGGTCAGCGCCAACACCGGCATCG CGGGTACCACCAGGGAGCACCTGGGCCTGGCCATGGCGCTGAAAGTTCCCATCTTCATCGTGGTCAGCAAAGTGGACGTGTGTTCCCGGGTGGGCGTGGAGCGAACGCTGCGGCAGCTGGAGCGACTCCTCAAGCAGCCGGGATGCAACAAGGTTCCGCTTGCGGTCCACACGCCCGACGACGCCGTCACCGCCGCGCAGCAGTTCGCCCCCGCAGCGTG tgtgacGCCCATCTTCACACTGTCCAGCGTGTCGGGAAAAGGTCTGGACCTCCTCAAGGTCTTCTTGAATGTTCTTCCACCTCTCAGCAACAGCAAAGAGCAAGAAGAACTCATGCAGCAGCTCACTGAGTTCCAG GTGGACGAGATCTATTCTGTTCCTGATGTTGGCACGGTGGTGGGCGGGACTTTGTACAG CGGGGTGTGCCGCGAGGGCGAGCGCCTGGCGGTGGGCCCCACGGACGCGGGCGGCTTCCTGCGCGTGAAGGTTCTGTCCATCCAGCGGAACCGCGCCACCTGTAGGCTGCTGAGGGCGGGGCAGGCGGCCACGCTGGCGCTGGGCAACCTGGACAGGACGCTGCTGCGCAAG GACGAGCTGAGGACGGGCGAGCGAGCCGTGGTAGCGTTTCGCTTCCTCAAACATCCCGAGTATCTTCGGACCGGCGCCAAACTTCTCTTCAGAGAGGGAGTCACCAAGGGCATAGGACACGTCACATGCCTCCTGACCGCAGAACACAACCAGAACCACTAG
- the gtpbp2b gene encoding GTP-binding protein 2b isoform X1, translated as MVDLCPGGTKKASKKSRTRRSRRGRRRRSKKNNNNNNNNNNSSSNNNNERAPAFLPPEAEEGNIEYKLKLVNPTQYRFEHLATQLKWRLQEGRGEAVYQIGVEDNGLPVGLSRADMAASVGTLRKMADKVGADITLLRERQVDFDADGSGRRIAEILVRKVPDDQQFLDLRVAVLGNVDSGKSTLLGVLTQGELDNGRGRARLNLFRHLHEIQTGRTSSISFEILGFDSRGEVVNYSDSRSAEEICESSSKMITFIDLAGHHKYLKTTVFGLTSYCPDFAMLVVSANTGIAGTTREHLGLAMALKVPIFIVVSKVDVCSRVGVERTLRQLERLLKQPGCNKVPLAVHTPDDAVTAAQQFAPAACVTPIFTLSSVSGKGLDLLKVFLNVLPPLSNSKEQEELMQQLTEFQVDEIYSVPDVGTVVGGTLYSGVCREGERLAVGPTDAGGFLRVKVLSIQRNRATCRLLRAGQAATLALGNLDRTLLRKGMVMVSPKMKPTVCCHFEAAIVLLFHAGTFRRGSQVTAHVGNVRQTAVVQRVHGKDELRTGERAVVAFRFLKHPEYLRTGAKLLFREGVTKGIGHVTCLLTAEHNQNH; from the exons ATGGTGGACTTGTGCCCGGGCGGCACGAAGAAGGCGTCAAAAAAGTCCCGAACGAGGAGAAGCAGACGAGGTCGCCGTCGTCGGagtaaaaagaacaacaacaacaacaacaacaacaacaacagcagcagcaataataataatgaaagagCGCCAGCATTTCTCCCACCAGAG GCTGAAGAAGGAAACATCGAATATAAG CTGAAGCTGGTGAACCCCACCCAGTACCGCTTCGAGCACCTGGCCACGCAGCTCAAGTGGCGTCTGCAGGAGGGCCGCGGCGAGGCCGTCTACCAGATCGGCGTGGAGGACAACGGGCTGCCGGTGGGCCTGAGCCGCGCCGACATGGCCGCCTCCGTTGGAACCTTGCGCAAGATGGCCGACAA GGTGGGCGCCGACATCACGCTGCTTCGAGAGAGGCAGGTGGACTTTGACGCGGACGGAAGCGGGCGCAGGATCGCCGAGATCCTGGTGCGGAAGGTTCCCGATGACCAGCAG TTCCTGGATCTGCGCGTGGCCGTGCTGGGCAACGTGGACTCGGGGAAGTCCACGCTGCTGGGCGTGCTGACGCAGGGCGAGCTGGACAACGGGCGGGGCCGAGCGCGCCTCAACCTCTTCAGGCATCTCCACGAGATCCAGACGGGACGCACGTCCAGCATCAGCTTCGAGATCCTGGGCTTCGACAGCAGAGGAGAA GTGGTCAACTACAGCGACTCCCGCAGCGCCGAGGAGATCTGCGAGAGTTCCTCCAAGATGATCACCTTCATCGACCTGGCGGGACATCACAAGTACCTGAAGACCACCGTCTTCGGACTCACCAGCTACTGCCCGGACTTCGCCATGCTGGTGGTCAGCGCCAACACCGGCATCG CGGGTACCACCAGGGAGCACCTGGGCCTGGCCATGGCGCTGAAAGTTCCCATCTTCATCGTGGTCAGCAAAGTGGACGTGTGTTCCCGGGTGGGCGTGGAGCGAACGCTGCGGCAGCTGGAGCGACTCCTCAAGCAGCCGGGATGCAACAAGGTTCCGCTTGCGGTCCACACGCCCGACGACGCCGTCACCGCCGCGCAGCAGTTCGCCCCCGCAGCGTG tgtgacGCCCATCTTCACACTGTCCAGCGTGTCGGGAAAAGGTCTGGACCTCCTCAAGGTCTTCTTGAATGTTCTTCCACCTCTCAGCAACAGCAAAGAGCAAGAAGAACTCATGCAGCAGCTCACTGAGTTCCAG GTGGACGAGATCTATTCTGTTCCTGATGTTGGCACGGTGGTGGGCGGGACTTTGTACAG CGGGGTGTGCCGCGAGGGCGAGCGCCTGGCGGTGGGCCCCACGGACGCGGGCGGCTTCCTGCGCGTGAAGGTTCTGTCCATCCAGCGGAACCGCGCCACCTGTAGGCTGCTGAGGGCGGGGCAGGCGGCCACGCTGGCGCTGGGCAACCTGGACAGGACGCTGCTGCGCAAG GGCATGGTGATGGTGAGCCCCAAGATGAAGCCCACCGTCTGCTGCCACTTCGAGGCGGCCATCGTTCTTCTCTTCCACGCCGGAACCTTCCGCCGAGGCTCGCAGGTCACGGCGCACGTGGGCAACGTCAGGCAGACGGCCGTCGTGCAAAGGGTGCACGGGAAG GACGAGCTGAGGACGGGCGAGCGAGCCGTGGTAGCGTTTCGCTTCCTCAAACATCCCGAGTATCTTCGGACCGGCGCCAAACTTCTCTTCAGAGAGGGAGTCACCAAGGGCATAGGACACGTCACATGCCTCCTGACCGCAGAACACAACCAGAACCACTAG